In one Bacillus sp. PK3_68 genomic region, the following are encoded:
- a CDS encoding LysM peptidoglycan-binding domain-containing protein, producing MEHEKMETRQERIAKLKKARAYERNSKWIGATLAVSLTAASVFVQPEEAKACDCAASYTVKEGDTIYSLAKKFQVSVEQLKSKNGFASNDLYVGQQMIVPTLDENGRPLHLTLMEQKKDYLENNGVHKESNEKTEPSIKPEEIKTGSTPSGKSTEAPVAVAAMEKLDQTVTKVTPQQTKISGSFNHVVQSGDSLWKIANKYGTTVEKIRQDNQLKTDALQIGQKLIITPKGSTAKPGAGQKPAEQPKPPAPSGSTVTHIVQSGDSLWKIANKYGTTVEKIKQDNQLKTNALQIGQKLIITPKGSAAKPGAGQKPTEQPKPPAPSGSTVTHIVQSGDSLWKIANKYGTTVEKIRQDNRLKTDALKIGQKLIITPKGSAAKPGAGQKPTEQPKPPAPSGSTVTHIVQSGDSLWKIANKYGTTVEKIRQDNQLKTDALKIGQKLIIYKNKEQTNKKEPGKIPGQKITQKPKQASSTVNIVKNDDSLSILTKKLIFRQKI from the coding sequence ATGGAACACGAGAAGATGGAAACTCGCCAAGAGAGGATTGCTAAGCTAAAGAAGGCGAGGGCTTATGAAAGAAACTCTAAATGGATTGGTGCAACTCTGGCTGTTTCATTAACTGCTGCATCAGTATTTGTTCAGCCGGAAGAAGCAAAGGCATGCGATTGTGCTGCCTCTTATACGGTGAAAGAGGGGGACACAATTTATTCGCTTGCCAAAAAGTTTCAAGTATCAGTCGAACAATTGAAAAGTAAAAATGGTTTTGCCTCTAATGATTTATATGTTGGGCAGCAGATGATCGTCCCAACTCTTGATGAGAATGGTCGGCCGCTTCATTTAACATTAATGGAGCAAAAGAAGGATTATTTAGAAAACAATGGGGTCCATAAAGAAAGCAATGAAAAGACTGAACCATCCATCAAACCAGAAGAAATTAAAACAGGGTCAACACCATCTGGAAAATCGACAGAGGCACCAGTAGCAGTAGCTGCCATGGAGAAGCTGGATCAAACAGTCACGAAAGTAACCCCCCAACAAACAAAGATAAGCGGCTCGTTCAATCATGTTGTTCAATCAGGAGACAGCCTGTGGAAGATAGCCAACAAATACGGCACGACAGTTGAAAAGATCAGACAGGACAATCAGTTGAAAACGGATGCATTACAGATTGGCCAAAAACTAATCATTACGCCAAAAGGATCAACGGCTAAACCAGGAGCGGGACAAAAGCCGGCGGAACAGCCAAAGCCACCAGCCCCATCAGGTTCAACGGTGACACATATCGTTCAATCGGGAGACAGCCTGTGGAAGATAGCCAACAAATACGGCACGACAGTTGAAAAGATCAAACAGGACAATCAATTGAAAACGAATGCATTACAGATTGGCCAAAAACTAATTATTACGCCAAAAGGGTCAGCGGCTAAACCAGGAGCGGGACAAAAGCCGACGGAACAGCCAAAGCCACCGGCCCCATCAGGTTCAACGGTGACACATATCGTTCAATCAGGAGACAGCCTGTGGAAGATAGCTAATAAGTATGGCACGACAGTTGAAAAGATTAGGCAGGACAATCGATTGAAAACAGATGCCTTAAAGATTGGTCAAAAACTAATCATTACGCCAAAAGGGTCAGCGGCCAAACCAGGAGCGGGACAAAAGCCGACAGAACAGCCAAAGCCACCAGCCCCATCAGGTTCAACGGTGACACATATCGTTCAATCGGGAGACAGCCTGTGGAAGATAGCTAATAAGTATGGCACGACAGTTGAAAAGATTAGGCAAGACAATCAATTGAAAACAGATGCCTTAAAGATCGGTCAAAAATTAATTATTTATAAAAATAAAGAACAGACAAATAAAAAAGAGCCAGGCAAAATACCCGGCCAAAAGATAACCCAAAAGCCAAAACAGGCTTCCTCTACTGTTAATATCGTCAAGAATGACGATTCTTTATCCATTTTAACAAAAAAACTAATATTTCGGCAGAAAATTTGA
- a CDS encoding LysM peptidoglycan-binding domain-containing protein, giving the protein MTKSNQRTIVVSTVEQKNTMADGKVAAVKPPTVTYHIKPGDTLYSLAERFNTKVSALMQLNKLQYPVAIIGTSLQVPADHVKTSQGMIVGAIDNRSIEVLIDGSYQVLEVSYGSSESYSHEENQQVLLTYTTGSDGQRPALINVEKI; this is encoded by the coding sequence TTGACGAAAAGCAATCAACGAACGATCGTTGTCTCAACCGTCGAACAGAAAAATACGATGGCTGATGGGAAGGTAGCGGCTGTTAAACCGCCGACTGTCACTTATCACATAAAGCCAGGAGATACTTTGTATTCTCTTGCCGAGAGATTCAATACAAAAGTGAGTGCGCTTATGCAGTTAAATAAGCTTCAATACCCTGTAGCCATCATTGGAACAAGTCTTCAAGTTCCTGCGGATCATGTAAAGACAAGTCAGGGAATGATCGTTGGAGCTATTGATAATCGTTCCATCGAAGTACTAATAGATGGTTCATATCAAGTACTAGAAGTTTCGTATGGATCATCTGAATCTTATTCACACGAAGAAAATCAGCAAGTCTTGCTAACTTATACAACAGGAAGTGACGGGCAGCGTCCTGCTTTAATTAATGTAGAGAAAATTTAG
- a CDS encoding ABC transporter ATP-binding protein: MLKATDIHTYHGFLHVLKGISFELNKGEIFAIVGSNGAGKSTLLGTIAGIYQQRKGSILYEGEEVGKQKVEAIVKKGICLVPERRQIFDALSVKDNMMLGAYHRYRQSKKTLQKDIDRCYELFPKLKTMEDRPGGLLSGGEQQMLAIARGLMSNPKLMMLDEPSLGLAPLIVKDIMNILDQLRTEFGTTIILVEQNVKAALKVADRACVMERGEIAIEGEAKALMKDPRVRDAYLGGKSQSVSV; encoded by the coding sequence ATGCTTAAAGCAACGGATATTCATACGTATCATGGCTTTCTCCATGTGTTAAAAGGAATTTCCTTTGAATTAAACAAAGGAGAGATTTTCGCTATTGTCGGTTCAAATGGGGCTGGGAAAAGCACACTGCTCGGTACAATTGCCGGCATTTATCAACAACGCAAAGGAAGCATTCTCTATGAGGGAGAGGAGGTCGGCAAGCAAAAGGTAGAAGCCATTGTTAAAAAGGGAATTTGTCTTGTACCGGAGCGTCGGCAGATTTTTGATGCTTTGTCCGTGAAAGATAACATGATGCTCGGTGCTTATCATCGCTATCGGCAAAGCAAAAAAACACTCCAAAAAGATATAGACCGCTGTTATGAATTGTTTCCAAAGTTAAAAACAATGGAAGATCGTCCCGGAGGCCTGCTCAGCGGCGGGGAGCAGCAAATGCTCGCTATTGCACGCGGTTTGATGTCTAACCCGAAATTAATGATGCTGGATGAACCATCATTGGGGCTGGCACCGCTGATTGTTAAGGACATTATGAATATCCTTGATCAGCTGCGCACAGAATTTGGCACAACCATTATTTTAGTGGAGCAAAATGTAAAAGCTGCTTTGAAAGTGGCTGATCGAGCATGCGTGATGGAACGGGGAGAGATCGCTATCGAAGGAGAAGCTAAAGCATTGATGAAGGACCCAAGAGTGCGAGATGCTTATCTCGGCGGCAAAAGCCAATCTGTTTCTGTCTAA
- a CDS encoding SH3 domain-containing protein translates to MKKIVGFIAALILFATLLPSQQAEAAAVNKHYTVGVAKLDVREKPSPKAKVIGSLKNGTVVFVYNTESGGWSKIKYNGKAGYVASSGFVNYDKATAAKSLVVKASPGTSYKTVGSIKAGQPVQVYGGVPVGKDQGDWISADQYGWSKIKYKNKYAYVKAHELKFADPYNWAPGVKAAFEADLVRQGYADSIDTIRYKKSGIFGNQGYYSVSAKMDGVYYDYIVTVNVKTGWYHG, encoded by the coding sequence ATGAAAAAGATTGTCGGGTTCATTGCTGCTTTGATTTTATTCGCCACTTTACTACCTTCACAACAAGCAGAAGCAGCGGCTGTAAACAAGCACTATACGGTCGGTGTAGCAAAGTTAGATGTGCGTGAAAAGCCAAGTCCAAAAGCAAAAGTTATCGGTTCATTAAAGAATGGAACAGTGGTATTTGTTTACAACACTGAATCAGGTGGATGGTCGAAGATTAAATATAATGGAAAAGCGGGATACGTAGCTTCAAGCGGGTTTGTAAATTATGATAAGGCCACCGCAGCTAAATCCCTTGTCGTAAAAGCTTCTCCAGGCACCTCGTATAAAACCGTAGGGAGCATTAAGGCGGGTCAACCAGTGCAAGTATATGGCGGTGTACCTGTCGGTAAGGATCAGGGCGACTGGATTTCAGCTGATCAATATGGCTGGTCTAAAATCAAATATAAAAACAAATACGCCTATGTCAAAGCACACGAGTTGAAATTTGCTGATCCCTATAATTGGGCGCCAGGGGTGAAGGCGGCATTTGAAGCTGATCTAGTGCGACAAGGATACGCAGATTCCATCGATACGATCAGATATAAAAAATCCGGTATTTTTGGCAATCAAGGATACTATTCAGTAAGCGCTAAGATGGATGGAGTATACTACGACTATATCGTTACGGTTAATGTAAAAACAGGCTGGTATCACGGATAA
- a CDS encoding SGNH/GDSL hydrolase family protein, with amino-acid sequence MKRKQTQLWVRWLVLLFFITANLIPISAVAAKQQRPSSAKQVIVAFGDSNTQGTNWKINKYDEKSKWVTKLQQTRTVINSGIGGNTTENGRKRFSIDVLNKKPKAVIIMFGTNDAVLNAKGQPRVSKARFESNLKYFTDALKARKIEVILMTTIPVIQGNGQNGYYYSRYDQRLYAKYKGARQWHNSYNAIVRKVAKEKKVTLIDNYDIMTRSMKGITDRNLIDSGWIDSSGTHLTPQGAEVIYRFVNNALNAKLAK; translated from the coding sequence TTGAAAAGGAAACAAACACAACTATGGGTTAGGTGGTTGGTCTTGCTTTTTTTCATCACGGCTAACTTGATTCCCATTTCTGCTGTAGCGGCAAAACAACAACGTCCTTCTTCAGCGAAGCAGGTAATTGTAGCGTTCGGAGATAGCAATACGCAAGGAACAAATTGGAAAATCAATAAGTATGATGAAAAAAGTAAATGGGTAACGAAGCTACAACAAACCCGCACAGTCATTAACTCAGGTATTGGCGGCAATACAACGGAAAATGGCCGGAAACGTTTTTCTATAGATGTATTAAATAAAAAGCCAAAAGCAGTCATTATTATGTTTGGAACCAATGATGCGGTTTTAAATGCCAAAGGGCAGCCGCGTGTATCGAAGGCCCGATTTGAAAGCAACTTAAAATATTTTACTGATGCGTTAAAAGCACGCAAAATCGAAGTGATTTTAATGACAACTATACCTGTTATCCAAGGGAATGGACAGAATGGGTATTATTACTCCCGATATGACCAGAGGCTTTATGCTAAATATAAAGGGGCCAGACAATGGCATAATTCATATAACGCGATCGTCAGAAAGGTAGCCAAAGAAAAGAAGGTTACTTTAATTGATAACTACGACATAATGACGAGATCAATGAAGGGAATAACCGACCGGAATTTAATCGATTCAGGATGGATTGATTCATCTGGCACTCATCTTACCCCACAGGGAGCAGAGGTAATTTATCGTTTTGTCAACAATGCGCTTAATGCTAAGCTTGCAAAATGA
- a CDS encoding cold-shock protein: protein MEQGKVKWFNAEKGFGFIEREDGDDVFVHFSAIQGDGYKSLDEGQAVTFDIEQGQRGLQATNVQKA from the coding sequence ATGGAACAAGGTAAAGTGAAATGGTTTAATGCAGAAAAAGGTTTTGGATTTATCGAACGCGAAGATGGAGACGATGTATTCGTTCATTTCTCAGCTATCCAAGGCGACGGTTATAAATCTTTAGACGAAGGTCAAGCTGTAACATTTGATATTGAACAAGGCCAACGCGGATTGCAAGCAACTAACGTTCAAAAAGCATAA
- a CDS encoding ABC transporter ATP-binding protein, with amino-acid sequence MSKPLLEVKGLTKAFGGVVAVSGVDFHLNEGEIVAVIGPNGAGKTTLFNMITGVLPPTSGQVFFSGKEITGKQPYQIADAGITRTFQNLQVFENMSVIENVMTGVHCRLKTGFLQAGFRLMGVRKEEQQAFDIAMSCLEKVGIADLAFEPAEVLPYGNQRLLEIARASASSPKLILLDEPMAGLNPQESRQLVDIIKKKRDEGMSFLFVEHDMETVMGISDRIVVIDYGKKIAEGTPAEIYENEKVIAAYLGTEEEEAI; translated from the coding sequence ATGAGCAAACCGCTGCTGGAAGTGAAGGGATTAACGAAAGCCTTTGGAGGTGTTGTCGCTGTTAGCGGCGTTGACTTCCATTTAAATGAAGGGGAAATCGTGGCGGTAATTGGACCGAACGGTGCTGGAAAGACAACGCTTTTCAATATGATTACCGGTGTGTTGCCGCCTACATCGGGGCAAGTGTTTTTCAGCGGGAAGGAAATAACAGGAAAACAGCCTTACCAAATTGCTGATGCAGGCATTACCCGTACATTCCAAAACTTGCAGGTGTTCGAAAATATGAGTGTCATTGAAAATGTAATGACCGGTGTGCATTGCCGATTAAAAACAGGATTTCTACAGGCCGGTTTCCGGTTGATGGGTGTGAGGAAGGAAGAACAGCAGGCGTTCGATATAGCAATGAGTTGTTTAGAGAAAGTCGGAATTGCTGATCTCGCTTTTGAACCGGCAGAAGTGCTTCCTTATGGAAATCAGCGTCTGTTGGAAATTGCCAGAGCGTCTGCTTCTTCGCCAAAGCTCATTCTTCTTGATGAGCCAATGGCCGGGTTAAATCCGCAAGAGTCAAGACAGCTTGTTGATATTATTAAGAAAAAGCGGGATGAAGGAATGTCATTTCTTTTTGTAGAGCATGACATGGAAACAGTAATGGGAATTTCTGATCGCATTGTCGTTATTGATTATGGTAAAAAGATTGCCGAAGGTACGCCGGCTGAAATTTATGAAAATGAGAAGGTAATTGCCGCTTATCTTGGAACGGAAGAGGAGGAGGCGATTTGA
- the queF gene encoding preQ(1) synthase, producing the protein MAGRNEEELKQDISLLGNQGTKYTFEYDPSILESFDNKHPNRDYFVKFNCPEFTSLCPVTGQPDFATIYISYIPDIKMVESKSLKLYLFSFRNHGDFHEDCVNIIMNDLIELMNPRYIEVWGKFTPRGGISIDPYCNWGRPGTKFEEMANYRLMNHDMYPETVDNR; encoded by the coding sequence ATGGCAGGAAGAAACGAAGAAGAATTAAAGCAGGATATTTCACTTTTAGGAAACCAAGGAACGAAGTATACATTTGAATATGATCCGTCGATTTTAGAGTCATTTGACAATAAACATCCAAATCGGGACTACTTTGTAAAATTTAATTGTCCGGAATTTACAAGCCTTTGCCCGGTGACTGGTCAGCCGGATTTCGCGACCATTTATATCAGCTATATTCCTGACATCAAAATGGTAGAAAGCAAGTCACTCAAGCTCTATTTATTCAGCTTCCGTAACCATGGTGATTTTCATGAGGACTGCGTGAATATTATCATGAATGACTTGATTGAATTAATGAATCCTCGCTACATTGAAGTATGGGGCAAATTTACGCCGCGTGGCGGCATTTCTATTGATCCATACTGCAACTGGGGACGTCCGGGAACAAAGTTTGAAGAAATGGCGAATTATCGTTTAATGAACCACGATATGTATCCCGAAACGGTGGATAACCGTTAA
- a CDS encoding IS1182 family transposase, with the protein MLSKNNPIQRNQIEMIALDQLVPENHLVRKMEAAMDFSFIYDLVEGLYTEVGRPSIDPIILIKLTLIQYAFGIRSMRKTIEEVETNMAYRWFLGYGFHDKVPHFSTFGKNYERRFKDTDLFEQIFYRILKIAAEKKLISAEHVFVDSTHVKASANKRKFEKKMVRKETRAYPERLQEEINQDREDHGKKPFPPDKFDKEETKEIKESTTDPDSGYYVKDERTKQFAYSFHAAADRKGFVIGTMVTPGNTHDSQILEPLMEKVIEKVGKPKAVGADGAYKTPAIASYLMENGMTPALPYTRPRTKEGFFRKHDYVYDEHFDCYLCPAGEVLNYSTTNKEGYREYRSPKQVCTSCPFLAKCTESRDHQKVVTRHIWQKYMEEADHLRHHEEVKAIYAERKETIERVFADAKEKHGMRWTTLRGLKKLSMQAMLTFAAMNLKKMASWTWREPEMA; encoded by the coding sequence ATGCTTTCGAAAAACAATCCAATCCAACGGAATCAAATAGAAATGATCGCTCTAGACCAGCTTGTACCAGAGAATCACCTGGTCCGTAAAATGGAGGCAGCGATGGATTTCTCTTTTATTTATGACTTGGTGGAAGGATTGTATACGGAAGTGGGCCGCCCAAGCATTGATCCAATTATTTTAATTAAACTAACATTGATCCAATATGCCTTTGGCATTCGATCCATGCGCAAGACGATCGAGGAAGTGGAAACGAATATGGCCTACCGCTGGTTTCTCGGTTATGGATTCCATGATAAAGTGCCGCATTTCTCTACCTTCGGTAAGAACTACGAGCGTCGCTTTAAAGATACCGACCTGTTTGAACAGATCTTCTATCGTATCTTAAAAATAGCTGCCGAGAAAAAGCTCATTAGTGCGGAGCACGTTTTTGTGGATTCCACTCATGTAAAAGCTAGCGCGAATAAGCGTAAATTTGAAAAGAAAATGGTTCGCAAAGAAACACGCGCGTATCCGGAACGCCTCCAAGAAGAGATTAATCAGGACCGAGAGGATCATGGAAAAAAGCCGTTCCCGCCAGATAAGTTCGATAAAGAAGAAACGAAAGAAATCAAGGAAAGTACAACCGATCCGGACAGTGGCTACTACGTTAAAGACGAACGAACCAAACAATTTGCCTATTCCTTTCACGCGGCCGCAGACCGTAAGGGATTCGTAATTGGCACAATGGTCACACCAGGCAACACACATGACAGCCAGATCTTAGAGCCGTTAATGGAGAAAGTGATAGAAAAGGTAGGAAAACCTAAAGCTGTTGGTGCAGATGGAGCTTACAAAACACCTGCCATTGCCAGTTATTTAATGGAAAACGGCATGACACCTGCCTTGCCTTATACACGGCCGCGCACAAAAGAGGGCTTCTTCAGAAAGCATGACTATGTGTACGATGAACATTTTGACTGTTACCTTTGTCCGGCAGGGGAAGTATTGAATTACTCAACGACGAATAAGGAAGGCTATCGTGAATACAGATCACCCAAACAGGTTTGTACCTCCTGCCCTTTTTTAGCTAAATGCACGGAAAGCAGAGATCATCAAAAAGTGGTGACACGCCATATTTGGCAGAAATATATGGAAGAGGCCGACCATCTTCGCCACCACGAAGAAGTTAAAGCGATTTATGCGGAGCGAAAAGAAACGATTGAGCGTGTATTCGCAGATGCAAAAGAAAAGCATGGCATGCGTTGGACAACGTTAAGGGGACTTAAAAAATTGTCGATGCAAGCGATGCTTACTTTCGCTGCCATGAATCTCAAGAAAATGGCCAGCTGGACTTGGCGAGAACCAGAAATGGCTTAA
- a CDS encoding thioredoxin family protein produces MHTISSLAELQTALHEHEAVLAFISGPNCSVCHAIHPRVEELLKQFPDVYAVEANMTEAPDISGQYTVFSVPAVLFFIQGKERFRKARFILMDELEEEIKLSLKLI; encoded by the coding sequence TTGCATACGATTTCATCGCTTGCCGAATTGCAGACAGCCCTTCACGAGCATGAGGCTGTTCTTGCCTTTATTTCTGGCCCAAACTGTTCAGTATGTCATGCCATCCATCCACGTGTAGAGGAATTGCTGAAGCAATTTCCCGATGTATATGCTGTAGAGGCAAATATGACGGAAGCACCCGACATTTCTGGTCAATATACGGTCTTTTCTGTTCCAGCTGTTCTTTTTTTCATTCAAGGAAAAGAACGATTTCGAAAAGCCCGTTTCATCTTGATGGACGAGTTGGAAGAAGAGATAAAACTTTCACTGAAACTAATATAG